A region from the Benincasa hispida cultivar B227 chromosome 8, ASM972705v1, whole genome shotgun sequence genome encodes:
- the LOC120083183 gene encoding aspartic proteinase — MASYHSQAAFLCLFLLVSFNIVSSASKDGLLRVGLKKIKLDPENRLAARLESKDAEILKAAYRKYNPNGNLGESSDTDIVALKNYLDAQYYGEIAIGTPPQKFTVIFDTGSSNLWVPSAKCLFSVACHFHARYKSSRSSTYKENGTSASIRYGTGAVSGFFSYDNVKVGDLVVKNQLFIEATREPSLTFLVAKFDGLLGLGFQEIAVGNAVPVWYNMVEQGLVKEPVFSFWLNRNTEEEEGGEIVFGGVDPKHYKGKHIYVPVTQKGYWQFDMGDVLIDGEPTGYCEGGCSAIADSGTSLLAGPTTIITMINHAIGAKGVMSQECKAVVQQYGQTIMDLLLSEADPKKICSQIKLCTFDGTRGVSMGIESVVDVNAGKSSDGLRDAMCSVCEMTVVWMQNQLRQNQTKERIINYINELCDRMPSPMGQSAVDCGNLSSMPGVSFTIGGKVFDLAPEEYILKVGEGAAAQCISGFTAFDVPPPRGPLWILGDVFMGRYHTVFDSGKLRVGFAEAA; from the exons ATGGCTTCGTATCACTCCCAAGCAGCTTTCTTGTGTTTATTCTTGTTGGTTTCATTTAATATTGTCTCGTCTGCATCGAAAGATGGTTTGCTTAGAGTTGGACTAAAGAAGATTAAGTTAGACCCAGAGAACCGGCTAGCTGCCCGCCTTGAATCCAAGGATGCAGAGATTTTGAAAGCTGCTTATAGGAAGTATAACCCCAATGGTAATCTTGGTGAATCTTCTGATACTGATATTGTTGCGTTAAAGAACTACCTGGATGCTCAGTACTATGGTGAGATTGCCATTGGTACACCCCCACAAAAGTTCACTGTGATTTTTGACACGGGCAGCTCCAATCTGTGGGTGCCTTCCGCGAAGTGCTTGTTTTCT gTGGCTTGTCATTTCCATGCCAGATACAAGTCAAGCCGCTCAAGTACATACAAGGAAAATG GGACATCTGCTTCAATTCGATATGGCACTGGAGCAGTCTCTGGTTTCTTTAGTTATGACAATGTCAAAGTTGGAGACCTAGTAGTAAAGAATCAG TTGTTCATTGAAGCAACCAGAGAACCTAGTCTTACGTTTCTGGTGGCTAAGTTTGATGGCTTGTTGGGACTTGGTTTTCAAGAGATCGCAGTTGGTAATGCTGTCCCAGTATG GTATAACATGGTTGAACAAGGTCTTGTTAAGGAACCAGTCTTTTCCTTTTGGCTCAATCGCAACACTGAGGAGGAGGAAGGAGGCGAAATTGTGTTTGGTGGGGTTGACCCAAAGCATTATAAGGGCAAGCATATTTATGTTCCTGTCACACAGAAAGGTTATTGGCAG TTTGACATGGGCGATGTTCTCATAGATGGTGAACCAACTG GATATTGTGAAGGTGGTTGCTCAGCAATAGCAGATTCTGGAACTTCACTTTTGGCTGGTCCAACT ACTATTATAACCATGATCAATCATGCCATTGGGGCTAAAGGAGTCATGAGCCAGGAATGCAAGGCTGTTGTTCAACAATATGGGCAAACTATTATGGATTTGCTTTTATCTGAG GCAGATCCGAAGAAGATCTGTTCTCAAATTAAGTTGTGTACTTTTGATGGAACTCGAGGAGTTAG TATGGGAATCGAGAGTGTCGTAGATGTGAATGCTGGTAAATCATCTGATGGTCTAAGGGATGCTATGTGCTCTGTATGTGAGATGACAGTTGTCTGGATGCAAAATCAACTTCGTCAGAATCAAACAAAAGAACGCATAATAAACTACATCAACGAG CTATGTGATCGTATGCCTAGTCCAATGGGACAATCAGCAGTCGACTGTGGAAACCTTTCTTCCATGCCTGGTGTTTCCTTCACCATTGGTGGCAAAGTTTTTGACCTTGCCCCAGAAGAG TATATACTCAAGGTGGGTGAGGGTGCTGCAGCTCAGTGCATCAGTGGATTTACAGCATTTGATGTTCCTCCTCCTCGCGGACCCCTCTG GATCTTGGGAGATGTCTTCATGGGCCGCTACCATACAGTTTTTGATTCTGGCAAGCTGAGAGTGGGATTTGCGGAGGCTGCATAA
- the LOC120083184 gene encoding probable F-box protein At4g22030 has protein sequence MAAFRTASLLYFKSSSSSLSSFYSTNCSEGVCKATMSSSSPMFQATAVSLPKLQSRGLVEKLEMGNGFKIPTFTDAVADTRLNSGVASRSDPVMTAKLYAVMEAIADRVEMHRNVGEQRDNWNRLLLTSLNAITLGAATMVGLAAAAMTGAPITALKMSSMLLYLAATGISVVMNKLQPSQLAEEQRNAARLFQQLHCQLQSKLSVGDLNNNQVEETMEKVLALDRAYPLPLLGSMIEKFPTTVEPATWWPQQKQMHRHKEASTKLNENGWGRILEEEMREIVRVLKREDLQEYLRLSQKALKINKILAVSGPLLTLVGAIGSAFVGSCSGAWPALLGAVAGSMASVVNTMEHGGQVGMVFEMYRSNAGFFKLMEETIESNVNSRDVGKGENGEVFEMKVALQLGRSLSELRQLALSNSREELGEFASKLF, from the coding sequence ATGGCTGCATTTAGAACTGCAAGCTTATTGTATTTcaagagttcttcatcttcacTGTCGTCTTTCTATTCAACCAATTGCAGTGAAGGAGTTTGTAAAGCTACAATGAGTTCGAGTTCACCTATGTTTCAAGCCACTGCTGTGTCTCTCCCTAAGTTGCAAAGCAGAGGCTTGGTTGAGAAATTGGAAATGGGAAATGGGTTTAAGATTCCAACTTTTACTGATGCAGTTGCTGATACACGTTTAAACAGTGGTGTTGCGAGTCGCTCGGATCCTGTCATGACTGCGAAGTTGTATGCTGTTATGGAGGCCATAGCTGATCGAGTGGAAATGCATCGAAATGTTGGGGAGCAACGTGACAATTGGAACCGACTCTTACTAACTTCCTTGAATGCAATTACTCTTGGAGCTGCAACGATGGTCGGATTGGCAGCTGCAGCCATGACCGGTGCACCAATCACGGCACTAAAGATGTCATCGATGTTGCTGTATTTAGCAGCCACTGGAATTTCGGTGGTGATGAACAAGTTGCAACCATCCCAACTAGCTGAAGAACAGAGAAACGCTGCAAGATTGTTCCAGCAGCTTCATTGTCAGCTTCAATCCAAACTCTCTGTGGGAGATCTTAACAACAACCAAGTAGAGGAAACAATGGAGAAAGTTTTGGCTTTGGATAGAGCATACCCTCTTCCTTTATTAGGATCCATGATTGAAAAATTTCCCACCACCGTGGAGCCTGCAACTTGGTGGCCTCAACAAAAGCAAATGCATAGACATAAAGAAGCAAGTACAAAACTCAATGAAAATGGCTGGGGTAGAATcctagaagaagaaatgagagaaaTTGTTCGGGTACTAAAGAGAGAAGATCTGCAAGAATACTTGAGATTGAGCCAAAAGGCCCTGAAAATCAACAAGATTCTAGCAGTTTCCGGTCCATTGTTAACCTTGGTTGGAGCAATTGGGTCTGCTTTTGTAGGCTCTTGTTCAGGGGCTTGGCCTGCTTTGCTAGGAGCTGTTGCAGGATCTATGGCGAGTGTTGTGAATACAATGGAACATGGTGGACAAGTTGGAATGGTGTTTGAAATGTACAGGAGCAACGCAGGTTTCTTTAAGCTCATGGAAGAAACAATCGAATCAAATGTAAATTCGAGAGACGTTGGGAAAGGGGAGAATGGAGAAGTGTTTGAAATGAAGGTCGCTTTACAATTGGGGAGGAGTTTATCAGAACTCAGGCAATTGGCTTTATCAAACTCCAGAGAGGAATTGGGAGAGTTCGCAAGCAAGCTTTTCTAA
- the LOC120083194 gene encoding aminomethyltransferase, mitochondrial translates to MRGGLWQLGQSITRRLAQADKKAVGRRFFSTESELKKTVLYDFHVAHGGKMVPFAGWSMPIQYKDSIMESTVNCRQNGGLFDVSHMCGLSLKGKDSIPFLETLVVADVAGLAPGTGTLTVFTNEKGGAIDDSVITKVTDDHIYLVVNAGCRDKDLAHIEEHMKAFKAKGGDVSWHIHDERSLLALQGPLAAPVLQHLTKDDLSKLYFGEFRILDINGAHCFLTRTGYTGEDGFEISVPSEHALDLAKAILEKSEAKVRLTGLGARDSLRLEAGLCLYGNDMEQHITPVEAGLTWAIGKRRRAEGGFLGAEVILKQLEEGPAIRRVGFFSSGPPARSHSEIQNEEGKNIGEVTSGGFSPCLKKNIAMGYVKSGSHKAGTKVKIIIRGKAYDGVVTKMPFVPTKYYKPT, encoded by the exons ATGAGGGGTGGTCTGTGGCAACTGGGCCAATCAATTACTCGCCGTCTTGCACAGGCTGATAAAAAGGCTGTGGGACGTCGATTCTTTTCTACAGAGTCTGAGCTCAAAAAAACTGTTTTGTATGATTTCCATGTTGCTCATGGTGGAAAGATGGTTCCATTTGCTGGATGGAGTATGCCTATTCAGTACAAGGACTCGATAATGGAATCGACTGTGAACTGTAGGCAGAATGGTGGACTCTTTGATGTCTCCCATATGTGTGGACTCAGCCTTAAGGGGAAGGATTCTATCCCTTTCCTCGAGACACTCGTTGTTGCTGATGTTGCTGGGCTTGCTCCTGGAACAGGAACACTTACTGTCTTTACCAATGAAAAGGGTGGAGCCATTGATGACTCAGTGATCACCAAGGTGACAGATGACCACATATACTTGGTTGTGAATGCAGGCTGCAGAGACAAGGATTTAGCTCACATTGAGGAGCATATGAAAGCCTTCAAGGCCAAAGGAGGGGATGTTTCATGGCATATCCATGATGAGAGATCTCTTCTAGCACTGCAG GGCCCTCTTGCTGCACCAGTTCTTCAACACTTGACCAAAGACGATCTGAGCAAACTTTACTTTGGTGAGTTCCGCATATTGGATATCAATGGAGCCCATTGCTTTCTCACCAGGACAGG GTACACAGGTGAAGATGGATTTGAAATTTCAGTGCCTTCAGAGCATGCACTGGATCTTGCCAAAGCAATCCTGGAGAAATCGGAAGCGAAGGTGAGATTGACAGGACTGGGTGCTCGAGACAGTCTTCGACTTGAGGCTGGCCTGTGCTTATACGGAAATGACATGGAACAACATATAACACCAGTCGAGGCGGGATTAACGTGGGCCATAGGAAAAAGGAGGAGAGCAGAAGGTGGTTTTCTCGGTGCCGAAGTGATTCTGAAACAACTCGAAGAGGGCCCAGCCATAAGGCGTGTTGGTTTCTTCTCTTCCGGTCCTCCTGCAAGAAGCCACAGTGAGATTCAGAATGAGGAAGGGAAAAACATTGGAGAAGTTACCAGTGGAGGATTTAGCCCTTGCCTCAAGAAGAACATTGCCATGGGTTATGTGAAATCTGGATCTCACAAAGCTGGCACCAAAGTTAAGATAATTATCAGAGGAAAGGCTTACGATGGTGTTGTCACTAAAATGCCATTCGTTCCTACAAAATACTACAAGCCAACATAA
- the LOC120084124 gene encoding glycine-rich cell wall structural protein 1-like — protein sequence MEVIKLGGDLPMRNLAGIGGDVEASLGGRLTGVLQLEAARWQFRSGNGGGGGVAVAEVGEVGLEKGLVMVVDMELEAEEVAVAVVVGGSNGYGQGMGFGAGFGLGGGAAVKRWRRWRWGWRKFCLGRGGVWTWKWVWGGGGMGGGEVEEVAFGGGSGGGANGGNGYGSGFGAWCR from the exons ATGGAGGTGATCAAACTGGGTGGGGATTTACCAATGAGGAATCTTGCCGGTATTGGAGGGGATGTGGAAGCTTCTTTGGGTGGCCGGCTGACAGGGGTTCTTCAGCTGGAGGCGGCGCGGTGGCAATTCAGGA GTGGGAATGGTGGAGGCGGAGGCGTGGCGGTGGCGGAGGTGGGGGAGGTGGGTCTGGAGAAGGGTCTGGTCATGGTAGTGGATATGGAGCTGGAGGCGGAGGAGGTGGCGGTGGCGGTGGTGGTAGGTGGTAGTAATGGTTACGGCCAAGGAATGGGATTTGGTGCAGGGTTTGGGTTAGGCGGAGGAGCAGCGGTGAAGAGGTGGCGGCGGTGGCGGTGGGGGTGGCGGAAATTCTGTTTGGGGAGGGGAGGCGTATGGACATGGAAGTGGGTTTGGGGAGGTGGAGGTATGGGTGGCGGGGAGGTGGAGGAGGTGGCTTTTGGCGGTGGTAGTGGAGGAGGTGCAAATGGAGGAAATGGCTATGGTAGTGGCTTTGGCGCGTGGTGTAGGTAG